From the genome of Uranotaenia lowii strain MFRU-FL chromosome 1, ASM2978415v1, whole genome shotgun sequence, one region includes:
- the LOC129739470 gene encoding transmembrane protease serine 9-like — MDTQFLLLIAALFWFSTSAQIINRINHQLFENDQCPLTNGETGICRKTSECRSSDRQRELHCEWSKNDPVICCAESHTDNYDALANRADGVCEGIPEFKSGGLRDHVVGKAEHAAVGEFPFMALLRYQQENVRCGAALLNEKFFITAAHCFKFFDPIAVVTGIDDATDALADSYPISRIIKHKDYDPRTKQNDIALVEVEKPVKLNQNVQPICLYTRSIDLPVTTILTIMGWGQDNTDNSSNQLLKGAVRPVLRSACQTNYTLPKRSVKLSENQLCAQGFETENGVLTDACQGDSGGPLVLEEKSKFHLVGIVSYGAACGTERFPGIYTRISSYLDWIIDIAWKES, encoded by the exons ATGGACACGCAATTTCTTTTGCTGATCGCTGCCCTCTTCTGGTTTTCGACGAGCGCTCAAATCATCAACCGCATAAACCACCAATTGTTCG AGAATGATCAGTGCCCTTTGACGAATGGCGAAACTGGTATATGCCGCAAAACTTCGGAATGTCGTTCCAGCGATCGGCAACGGGAGTTACATTGCGAATGGTCTAAAAATGACCCGGTCATTTGTTGCGCCGAAAGTCATACGGACAATTACGATGCCTTGGCCAACCGTGCTGATGGAGTCTGTGAAGGCATTCCCGAATTTAAATCCGGTGGCTTAAGAGATCATGTGGTGGGAAAAGCTGAACATGCAGCGGTCGGTGAATTTCCGTTTATGGCGTTGCTGCGTTACCAACAGGAAAATGTACGCTGCGGCGCGGCTTTGCTGAATGAGAAGTTTTTCATCACGGCAGCtcactgttttaaatttttcgatccCATAGCTGTAGTCACCGGCATCGATGATGCTACCGATGCTTTGGCAGATAGCTACCCAATTTCCAGGATCATCAAGCATAAAGATTATGATCCTCGTACGAAACAAAACGATATAGCCCTGGTGGAGGTCGAAAAACCAGTAAAGTTGAACCAAAATGTTCAACCTATATGTTTGTACACCAGATCGATAGATCTGCCGGTAACTACAATTCTTACCATCATGGGTTGGGGACAAGATAATACAG ACAATTCGTCGAATCAGTTACTGAAGGGCGCTGTACGACCGGTGCTACGAAGCGCCTGTCAAACAAACTACACTTTACCGAAACGATCGGTAAAGCTCTCGGAAAATCAGTTATGTGCCCAAGGCTTCGAAACTGAAAACGGAGTTCTCACCGATGCGTGCCAAGGTGATTCCGGTGGGCCTCttgttttggaagaaaaaagcAAGTTCCATTTGGTTGGAATCGTTTCCTATGGAGCAGCATGTGGCACCGAAAGGTTCCCCGGAATTTATACTCGCATTTCGAGCTATCTGGATTGGATTATTGATATTGCATGGAAGGAGAGTTGA